The following proteins are encoded in a genomic region of Paenibacillus sp. FSL H3-0469:
- a CDS encoding glycerophosphodiester phosphodiesterase, producing MTKIFRHKGYFIGVHIVLCISLFSTLYAYSPVIRVKVKEIIEPADKVYTIAHRGASGYAPENTIPAFELAHEMGADSIELDIHLTKDLIPVVIHDETVNRTTSGKGFVKNMTLEQIKQLDAGTWFNQAFPMFARDLYAGLTVPTLEEVFEMFGKDMNYVIEIKEPAPKFGIEAILNETVLKYDLAKRVSVHSFSAASLRKLHAINPDIPLFQLVWNDYAATRVTQSYLDTVKTYAVGISPNFQGISAAYVAQVKRAGLKIIPYTVNYQLNMDKAYSWGVDGVHTNYPDRFLEVIAANRANAKW from the coding sequence ATGACGAAGATATTCAGACATAAGGGTTATTTTATCGGAGTGCATATTGTATTGTGTATTTCCTTGTTCTCCACACTGTACGCGTATTCTCCGGTCATCCGGGTGAAGGTGAAGGAAATTATCGAGCCGGCGGACAAAGTCTATACGATTGCCCATCGCGGCGCGTCCGGTTATGCTCCTGAGAATACGATACCGGCCTTCGAGCTGGCGCATGAGATGGGTGCGGACTCGATTGAGCTCGATATCCATTTGACCAAGGACCTGATTCCTGTCGTGATACATGACGAGACGGTTAACCGTACCACGAGCGGCAAAGGCTTTGTGAAGAATATGACCCTGGAGCAGATCAAACAGCTCGATGCAGGCACCTGGTTCAATCAGGCGTTCCCGATGTTCGCCAGGGATCTATACGCAGGGCTTACCGTTCCCACTCTGGAAGAAGTATTTGAGATGTTCGGCAAGGACATGAACTATGTTATCGAAATCAAGGAGCCTGCCCCGAAGTTCGGAATAGAAGCGATCCTGAATGAAACGGTATTGAAATATGATCTTGCCAAAAGGGTATCCGTCCACTCCTTCAGCGCAGCCAGTCTGCGGAAGCTTCATGCGATCAACCCGGATATTCCGCTTTTTCAGCTGGTCTGGAATGATTATGCGGCTACGAGGGTAACTCAGTCCTATCTGGATACCGTGAAGACCTATGCCGTAGGCATCAGCCCCAATTTCCAGGGCATCAGCGCAGCTTATGTAGCCCAGGTGAAGAGGGCCGGACTGAAGATTATCCCGTACACGGTGAACTACCAGCTCAATATGGATAAAGCCTACTCCTGGGGAGTGGACGGAGTGCACACGAACTATCCCGACCGCTTCCTTGAAGTGATTGCCGCCAACAGGGCAAATGCCAAATGGTAG
- a CDS encoding serine hydrolase domain-containing protein has translation MLDSNTTRLITKAISASITNKEIAGANFMVIQNGQESWYHEDGFADIEAGRKMSRDSIFRLYSMTKPVTAAAVMLLLERGEIDLFDPVSQYIPGFKNQKVGKNGELVPVSREVDINDLLNMTSGLVYGGEDLAGQYTEALYQELNSRLLGTNPMGTLEFANRLGEGPLAFEPGSSWQYGTSADVLGAIVEVVSGMRYGEFLQQEIFSPLQMNDTGFWLPEDKRSRLACVYQDDGEGGLTPFSESHLGVNHHMDREAAYEAGGAGLVSTIEDAAKFTTMLMNQGSLNGVQLLKPRTVQFMTSASLTSWQQQGFNPWHSLQGYSYGNQMRVLTDPGQAGGLGSLGEYGWDGWLGAYFANCPLEGLTILFMIQKKDSGTLPITRKLRNIILSSF, from the coding sequence ATGCTGGATTCAAACACTACCCGTCTAATCACCAAAGCGATAAGCGCAAGTATTACCAATAAGGAAATTGCCGGTGCGAACTTCATGGTGATTCAAAATGGACAAGAAAGCTGGTATCACGAAGACGGCTTTGCCGATATTGAGGCTGGGCGCAAGATGTCCAGAGATTCGATCTTCCGCCTATACTCGATGACGAAGCCGGTTACTGCCGCAGCCGTTATGCTGCTCCTGGAGCGCGGGGAGATTGACCTGTTCGATCCGGTTAGCCAGTACATACCCGGATTCAAGAATCAGAAGGTAGGAAAGAACGGCGAGCTTGTGCCCGTAAGCCGTGAGGTTGATATTAACGACCTGCTGAACATGACCTCAGGTCTGGTCTACGGCGGAGAAGACTTGGCGGGTCAGTATACGGAGGCGTTGTACCAGGAACTGAACAGCCGCCTGCTTGGCACGAACCCGATGGGCACCCTGGAATTCGCTAACCGGCTGGGGGAGGGTCCGCTGGCGTTCGAACCGGGGTCCTCCTGGCAGTATGGAACCTCTGCGGATGTTCTCGGTGCAATAGTTGAAGTCGTCAGCGGCATGCGGTACGGCGAATTCCTGCAACAGGAGATCTTCAGTCCGCTGCAAATGAATGATACCGGCTTTTGGCTGCCCGAAGACAAGAGGAGCCGGCTGGCATGCGTCTACCAGGATGACGGTGAAGGCGGATTGACACCGTTCTCGGAGAGTCACCTTGGCGTTAACCATCATATGGACCGGGAGGCGGCTTATGAAGCAGGCGGAGCCGGGCTGGTCTCAACGATTGAGGATGCCGCCAAATTCACCACCATGCTGATGAATCAAGGCAGCTTGAACGGGGTGCAGCTGCTGAAGCCCCGCACCGTTCAGTTTATGACCTCGGCCAGCTTGACCAGCTGGCAGCAGCAAGGCTTCAATCCCTGGCATTCGCTGCAAGGCTACAGCTACGGCAATCAGATGCGCGTCCTGACCGATCCGGGTCAAGCCGGAGGACTCGGCAGCCTGGGAGAATACGGCTGGGACGGCTGGCTGGGAGCTTACTTTGCCAATTGTCCGCTGGAAGGCCTGACCATCCTGTTCATGATCCAAAAGAAGGACTCCGGTACCCTGCCCATTACACGCAAGCTGCGGAATATCATATTAAGCTCATTTTAA
- a CDS encoding glycosyl hydrolase 53 family protein: MKQRTRWLAAVLTFTMLIMSLTALGLPAQAGAVPIPQSFAKGADVSWLPQMEAEGYKFYNDQGDEADLLQILKDHGIDSIRLRAFVDPSDDPINGHNSTEEMVQLASRVSALGFRVMVDLHYSDSWADPGKQVTPAAWASDNLEQLKAHVSEYTTEVMQALKTAGVTPEWVQIGNEINNGMMHPLGSYSNTANLVELIQAGSHAAKAVFPETKIIIHRANGADSGVDPFYAGLVEAGLKDSDYDIIGLSYYPDSIYTSSINELSSNMNLLAAKYGKEVMVVEVGGDVSKSADNVYNMLVAVQNGVKAVPGGQGTGVFYWAPEGVYFSYGLSAWNPDGKPSFAMDAFIEGASAINRVPVQSVKVEKQTAILEVGGTGSVKATISPGNATYKGLTFTSSDEAIVKVDKYKGTLSGLAAGTSTVTAVTYDGGFTDSTEITVSPSTSFIQNPGFEDGLNGWTVSGDSTAVNVESDAHSGSAALHYWSSGAAEFQISQTVTGLENGTYQLSAWVSGNGGEETAEIFAGNQKQPFVNTGWQQWSNPTIDTVEVTDGTLTLGANLKYAGDKWGNIDDFKLVKKAGAVSTNNLTVNGAKSDWYLSGTKPATFGDSNASGGFDYGDDKPVNFSLTHEITGLEPGTYTLEAKIFGDKGEPSPGSVMYVISEGQTYSVPVTYSGSAWLKPRTLTLKHVHIGEDGSASLGFKVITDSDNHYGYLQEVTFVRNSTTAPEVPSEPNEPSEPSEPVTPPTTEPVTPPGTEPVTPPVTEPVTPPATEPVIPTEENPAPSAEASPAPSPATAPGTGSGSGWTAPLATAQASAAPQATPQPEILTVTEPKVNAQNQIVIPMAEGQSEVRIPTDATALTGVATLKVEGKTVAVEIPGKVVEQLQALAGSSANGSMISVGVTPWSAEQKAAWTLQAKTKSEAELRTAGEMFNLSLSMLNQQGVKTPLASFAEPVTLRLMLQANSNPKLAGVYAVADDGTIEYVGGTSEQSLMTVQVPQSGKYAVLEYDKTFADVGQGHWAYQAVRELAAKHIISGNGGDSFAPKREVTRAEFVTMLVRALGLKAEGMSSFADVTSSKWYSADVTAAYEAGIVKGDAAGRFAAEAPVTRQEMAALLVRAYELRSGSPVPADTLPAFADAAKIDSWAKEAVSAASSLGFLAGSPDGTFKPQAYATRAESAKVLSLLLNQ; this comes from the coding sequence TTGAAACAGAGAACAAGATGGCTTGCGGCGGTTCTTACTTTTACAATGCTAATCATGTCGCTGACTGCACTTGGATTACCGGCACAAGCTGGAGCGGTTCCTATTCCGCAATCCTTCGCCAAGGGCGCAGATGTCAGCTGGCTGCCGCAAATGGAAGCTGAGGGTTACAAATTCTATAACGATCAGGGAGACGAAGCGGACCTGCTCCAGATTCTGAAGGATCACGGCATTGATTCCATACGCCTCCGGGCCTTCGTCGATCCATCCGATGATCCGATTAACGGGCATAACAGCACCGAAGAGATGGTTCAGCTGGCCTCGCGTGTAAGCGCTCTCGGGTTCCGGGTGATGGTCGATCTGCACTACAGTGATTCCTGGGCCGATCCCGGGAAGCAGGTTACTCCGGCAGCCTGGGCCAGCGATAATCTGGAGCAGCTGAAGGCGCATGTCTCGGAGTATACCACAGAGGTGATGCAGGCGCTGAAGACCGCGGGGGTAACCCCCGAATGGGTGCAGATTGGCAATGAGATTAATAACGGGATGATGCATCCGCTGGGCAGCTATAGCAATACGGCGAATCTGGTGGAATTGATCCAGGCGGGATCACATGCGGCCAAGGCGGTTTTTCCTGAGACCAAAATCATTATTCACAGAGCCAACGGAGCAGATAGCGGTGTAGATCCTTTCTATGCCGGTCTGGTCGAAGCAGGGCTTAAGGACAGTGATTATGACATCATCGGGTTATCCTATTACCCGGATTCTATCTACACTTCTTCTATTAATGAACTATCCTCCAACATGAATCTTCTGGCTGCAAAATACGGCAAGGAGGTTATGGTCGTCGAGGTGGGCGGCGATGTCAGCAAGAGTGCAGATAATGTGTATAACATGTTGGTTGCTGTGCAGAATGGCGTGAAGGCTGTACCTGGCGGCCAGGGAACAGGCGTGTTCTATTGGGCACCCGAGGGCGTCTATTTCAGCTATGGGCTGTCTGCCTGGAATCCGGACGGAAAGCCTTCCTTCGCGATGGATGCTTTTATTGAAGGTGCTTCTGCAATCAACCGGGTGCCGGTTCAGTCGGTAAAAGTAGAGAAGCAAACCGCTATCCTTGAAGTAGGCGGAACCGGCAGCGTCAAAGCAACGATCAGCCCGGGGAATGCAACCTATAAGGGGCTGACCTTCACCAGTTCTGATGAAGCCATCGTCAAGGTAGACAAGTATAAAGGGACGCTCTCCGGGCTTGCTGCCGGGACCTCTACCGTAACAGCGGTTACGTATGACGGCGGATTCACAGATTCAACTGAGATTACAGTCTCGCCAAGCACCAGCTTCATTCAGAATCCAGGCTTCGAGGACGGGCTGAATGGCTGGACCGTAAGCGGCGACAGCACAGCGGTCAATGTGGAGTCAGATGCCCATTCCGGTTCGGCTGCACTGCACTACTGGAGCTCAGGGGCTGCGGAATTCCAAATCTCCCAGACGGTCACCGGACTTGAGAATGGTACCTATCAGTTATCTGCTTGGGTTTCGGGTAACGGCGGGGAAGAGACGGCAGAAATTTTTGCGGGCAATCAGAAGCAGCCGTTCGTCAACACAGGCTGGCAGCAGTGGAGTAATCCAACCATTGATACCGTTGAGGTTACAGATGGAACGCTGACACTAGGCGCTAATCTGAAATACGCGGGAGACAAGTGGGGGAATATTGATGACTTCAAGCTGGTCAAAAAAGCCGGAGCCGTCAGCACCAATAATCTCACAGTGAACGGCGCGAAGTCCGACTGGTATCTGAGCGGCACCAAGCCCGCTACCTTCGGTGACAGCAATGCTTCAGGCGGCTTCGATTACGGGGATGACAAGCCGGTTAACTTCAGCCTTACTCATGAAATTACGGGACTGGAGCCAGGAACCTATACTCTGGAGGCCAAAATCTTCGGGGACAAGGGCGAACCTTCTCCCGGTTCGGTGATGTATGTGATCTCCGAGGGACAGACGTATTCGGTGCCGGTTACCTATTCAGGCAGCGCCTGGCTGAAGCCCCGGACTCTGACGCTAAAGCATGTGCACATCGGGGAAGACGGAAGTGCATCGCTGGGCTTCAAGGTCATCACAGACTCGGATAATCATTACGGCTATCTGCAAGAGGTGACCTTCGTGCGTAATAGCACAACTGCACCTGAGGTTCCAAGTGAACCCAATGAACCAAGTGAGCCAAGCGAACCTGTAACACCTCCAACAACAGAGCCGGTAACACCTCCGGGAACAGAACCTGTAACACCCCCGGTCACAGAGCCGGTGACACCTCCGGCAACGGAGCCGGTGATACCTACGGAAGAGAATCCTGCGCCAAGTGCGGAAGCCAGTCCGGCACCAAGCCCGGCTACGGCACCAGGAACGGGCTCCGGTTCAGGCTGGACAGCTCCGCTGGCAACAGCCCAAGCGTCAGCTGCACCGCAGGCCACGCCGCAGCCGGAGATTCTGACTGTAACGGAGCCGAAGGTGAATGCCCAGAACCAGATTGTGATTCCAATGGCCGAAGGGCAGAGCGAAGTAAGGATTCCTACTGATGCCACAGCCCTTACAGGAGTAGCCACCCTGAAGGTTGAAGGCAAGACAGTAGCTGTAGAGATTCCAGGCAAGGTTGTTGAGCAGCTTCAAGCGTTGGCTGGAAGCTCAGCGAATGGCAGCATGATCTCCGTCGGAGTAACTCCATGGTCTGCGGAGCAAAAAGCAGCCTGGACTCTGCAGGCGAAAACCAAGAGTGAAGCTGAACTGAGAACAGCCGGAGAAATGTTCAATCTGAGTCTGTCTATGCTGAATCAGCAAGGAGTTAAGACTCCGCTGGCCTCCTTCGCGGAACCTGTTACGCTTCGCTTGATGCTTCAGGCGAACAGCAATCCGAAGCTGGCTGGTGTGTACGCGGTAGCAGATGACGGGACGATTGAATATGTGGGCGGAACCAGCGAACAGAGCTTGATGACTGTACAGGTGCCGCAATCCGGCAAGTATGCTGTGCTCGAGTATGACAAGACCTTTGCCGATGTGGGACAGGGGCACTGGGCCTATCAGGCGGTTCGTGAATTGGCAGCGAAGCATATTATCTCAGGCAACGGCGGGGACAGCTTCGCGCCGAAGCGGGAAGTAACCCGTGCCGAATTCGTTACGATGCTTGTACGCGCGCTTGGGCTGAAGGCGGAGGGCATGAGTTCGTTCGCTGACGTAACCAGCAGCAAGTGGTATTCGGCCGATGTGACAGCCGCTTATGAAGCGGGAATCGTGAAGGGAGATGCGGCCGGCCGGTTCGCAGCAGAAGCGCCGGTCACGCGCCAAGAGATGGCAGCGCTGCTTGTGCGAGCTTACGAGCTTCGCTCGGGAAGCCCAGTCCCGGCGGATACTTTGCCAGCTTTTGCCGATGCGGCTAAGATTGACAGCTGGGCTAAAGAAGCCGTGAGTGCTGCAAGTTCACTGGGCTTCCTTGCAGGCAGCCCGGACGGGACCTTCAAGCCCCAAGCTTATGCAACTCGCGCGGAGAGTGCGAAAGTGTTGAGCTTGCTGCTGAATCAGTGA
- a CDS encoding HTH domain-containing protein has protein sequence MKKVERINIIMRYINNRAHFTLTEIMQEFNISRSTAQRDIREIEALGMPLVAEVGRDGGYSVMRNSILPVVRFTDNEVKALFIAFMATRNGQLPYLKSRQSLTEKLLGLISENQQEELVLLNQILLFEGTHPGNPDLLDLSDLPHPMLDKLIRLLLADRYLLITCREEQTNRSYSVYLLRLYQEKSLWLIESFDLDASRKRIIPVDQLTDVIPSPEPKRLSAKKIQEKVSKQQVKNNLVLELGARAIAQYRKYHPLRVTLSYTNPYQTTAILKMEVEVNRTEELKEITNWLLFLGDDLTMKEVPEEVRAELQARVDLFQT, from the coding sequence ATGAAAAAAGTAGAACGGATCAACATCATCATGCGGTACATTAACAATCGTGCCCATTTTACCCTGACGGAAATCATGCAAGAATTCAATATTTCGCGTTCGACCGCCCAGCGGGATATCCGGGAGATTGAGGCGCTCGGAATGCCGCTGGTTGCTGAGGTGGGCCGGGATGGCGGGTATTCCGTCATGCGTAACTCTATCCTTCCGGTGGTCCGGTTCACGGATAACGAGGTCAAAGCGCTGTTCATTGCCTTCATGGCGACAAGAAACGGCCAGCTTCCTTATCTTAAGAGCCGCCAGTCGCTGACGGAAAAATTACTGGGGCTTATCTCAGAGAATCAGCAGGAGGAGCTTGTTCTTCTCAATCAGATCCTGCTGTTCGAGGGCACCCATCCGGGCAATCCTGATTTGCTCGACCTGTCCGACCTCCCCCACCCTATGCTGGACAAGCTGATCCGGCTCCTGCTGGCGGACCGTTATTTGCTAATTACCTGTCGGGAGGAACAAACGAACAGGTCTTATTCTGTGTATCTGTTGCGTCTCTATCAGGAGAAAAGCCTGTGGCTCATCGAGTCCTTCGACCTGGACGCCTCCAGAAAACGGATCATCCCGGTTGACCAGCTCACGGATGTCATCCCCTCCCCCGAACCCAAGAGGCTAAGCGCGAAAAAAATCCAAGAGAAGGTAAGCAAGCAGCAGGTGAAGAACAACCTTGTCCTGGAGCTCGGTGCCCGGGCCATTGCCCAATACCGGAAATATCACCCGCTCAGGGTGACGCTGTCCTACACTAACCCCTACCAAACTACCGCTATTCTGAAAATGGAGGTCGAGGTGAACCGCACGGAGGAGCTGAAGGAAATCACAAATTGGTTGTTATTCTTGGGAGATGATCTTACTATGAAGGAAGTTCCGGAGGAAGTAAGAGCGGAGCTGCAGGCTAGAGTAGATCTGTTTCAGACCTAG
- a CDS encoding GyrI-like domain-containing protein, with amino-acid sequence MAGYTIEEKDSFTVIGLGVDLKSDYTDYAGIYKEKMDFWQAVSEDGRLDLLKGIAANDYVFVVNEAVNGKMMHYAGVMASAGAQIPQEARVIQFPKGEYLVVAGEGATTEELSNTVTGLAFGQALPQAEGYAYVGGPNTAVEMGSRDGSLYGEMWIPVVRN; translated from the coding sequence ATGGCAGGATATACTATTGAAGAGAAAGACAGCTTTACAGTGATTGGTCTGGGTGTTGATCTTAAGAGTGACTATACGGACTATGCCGGAATTTATAAGGAGAAGATGGATTTTTGGCAGGCAGTCAGTGAAGATGGCAGGCTCGACCTGTTAAAAGGGATTGCGGCGAATGATTATGTGTTTGTTGTGAACGAAGCAGTGAACGGCAAGATGATGCATTATGCCGGGGTAATGGCAAGCGCAGGTGCACAGATTCCGCAGGAAGCACGGGTGATTCAATTCCCGAAGGGAGAATATCTCGTAGTGGCAGGCGAAGGAGCGACAACGGAGGAATTAAGCAATACCGTGACGGGCCTGGCCTTCGGACAAGCTTTGCCGCAAGCTGAAGGATACGCCTACGTGGGCGGGCCGAATACGGCTGTGGAGATGGGCAGCCGGGACGGTTCGCTGTATGGTGAAATGTGGATTCCTGTCGTCAGAAACTAA
- a CDS encoding phage tail protein, with amino-acid sequence MAYTVDFKEVSVQGLESSPVAEALAGLRANEARYFMNKYKHEFTVVPASESQETLDYVNGILSKDRGLEFAAKPLQTSQFQVENIRFAYVFYEDGLALNVMYTVDDPKKRAVGFKLSEGMEIPKELEDKFKFARQKSKLAGTIRGSFFVIKGEY; translated from the coding sequence ATGGCATATACAGTTGATTTCAAAGAGGTGTCTGTGCAAGGTCTGGAGTCGTCGCCTGTTGCTGAGGCGCTGGCAGGACTGCGTGCGAATGAAGCGCGTTATTTCATGAACAAGTATAAGCATGAATTCACAGTCGTTCCGGCCAGTGAAAGCCAGGAGACGCTGGATTACGTGAACGGGATTCTGAGCAAGGACCGGGGCCTTGAGTTTGCTGCCAAGCCACTCCAAACGTCGCAGTTCCAGGTGGAGAATATCCGGTTCGCCTACGTTTTCTATGAGGATGGTCTTGCGCTTAATGTGATGTACACAGTGGATGATCCCAAGAAGCGGGCAGTCGGATTCAAGCTCTCGGAGGGGATGGAGATTCCGAAGGAGCTGGAGGACAAGTTCAAGTTCGCGCGGCAGAAGTCGAAGCTTGCCGGTACGATCCGGGGATCGTTTTTTGTGATTAAGGGAGAGTACTAA
- a CDS encoding MFS transporter, with amino-acid sequence MNTPNTPDMKTPRPSVLHNRSFLRLWIARIFSTSAFQMLSVAIGWQMYALTGSAYQLGLVGLAQFLPMLLLTLPAGQTADRYDRRTIVFLCQLTECLIVLMLVLGSIEGWLSAVHLLAAAAVLGACRTFESPASAALVPDIVDREQLPKAAAWSASAMQTAMIVGPSLGGVLVVWGTAAAYIASLAALMVSTVLIFFVKTVHFVKKLDAVSMDTFLSGLRFVFARKIILGTISLDLFAVLLGGATALLPIFAEDILKTGSLGLGLLRSAPAVGAIIVSLILTRYSVERAIGRMLFASLVVFALATMLFGISHSFWLSLFALVLIGGSDVVSVVIRSTLVQVNTPQEMQGRVNAVNSLFIGTSNQLGEFESGTMAGLVGAVPATVIGGVGTLIITVLWMYRFFPVLRTQKTYTAEEI; translated from the coding sequence TTGAATACACCGAATACACCGGATATGAAAACTCCACGCCCGTCTGTACTGCATAACCGCTCCTTCCTGCGCCTATGGATCGCGCGGATCTTCTCCACCAGTGCCTTCCAGATGCTGTCGGTGGCGATTGGCTGGCAGATGTATGCGCTGACCGGCAGCGCCTACCAGCTTGGACTGGTCGGGCTGGCCCAATTCCTCCCCATGCTGCTGCTCACATTGCCTGCCGGACAGACGGCAGACCGCTATGACCGCCGAACCATTGTGTTCCTGTGCCAGCTTACAGAGTGCCTCATCGTGCTGATGCTTGTCCTCGGCAGCATTGAGGGCTGGCTCAGCGCGGTCCACCTGCTGGCAGCCGCAGCAGTGCTAGGTGCGTGCCGTACCTTCGAGAGTCCGGCCTCGGCAGCGCTGGTGCCGGACATTGTGGATCGGGAGCAGCTCCCGAAGGCAGCAGCCTGGTCCGCGTCTGCTATGCAGACGGCGATGATCGTCGGCCCGTCCCTCGGAGGTGTCCTCGTGGTCTGGGGTACGGCTGCCGCCTACATTGCCTCGCTCGCCGCACTAATGGTATCTACTGTGCTCATTTTCTTCGTTAAGACCGTCCACTTCGTCAAGAAGCTGGACGCGGTCAGCATGGACACCTTCCTCAGCGGCCTGCGGTTTGTCTTCGCCCGCAAGATTATCCTGGGTACAATCTCGCTGGACTTGTTCGCTGTACTGCTTGGCGGGGCCACGGCACTGCTGCCGATCTTCGCCGAGGATATTCTGAAGACCGGTTCGCTCGGTCTTGGCTTGCTGCGCTCCGCCCCGGCGGTAGGTGCGATCATCGTCTCGCTTATCCTGACCCGCTATTCGGTGGAACGGGCCATCGGCCGGATGCTGTTCGCCTCGCTGGTCGTCTTCGCCCTGGCAACGATGCTGTTCGGCATCTCCCACAGCTTCTGGCTGTCCCTGTTCGCGCTGGTTCTGATCGGCGGCTCGGATGTCGTGAGTGTCGTTATCCGCTCGACACTGGTGCAGGTCAACACCCCGCAGGAGATGCAGGGCCGGGTGAACGCAGTGAATTCGTTATTCATCGGCACCTCGAACCAGCTTGGAGAATTCGAGTCCGGCACCATGGCCGGGCTGGTCGGGGCTGTGCCTGCAACCGTGATCGGCGGAGTTGGCACCCTGATTATTACCGTGCTCTGGATGTACCGGTTCTTCCCGGTCCTCCGCACCCAGAAGACTTATACGGCGGAGGAGATTTGA
- a CDS encoding helix-turn-helix domain-containing protein, producing MIEALRKLGLSDLEARCYLALHGQLPSSGYEVAKQVSVSRSNVYAALRSLADKGVCRTIEGEPVTFAAIPVRQVVKLLQAEFERTVRLLENELTHLPAAPPFFSNWKGDAQVDLAVKRLAANACSEILADIWAEDLHRIEDTLLAAEERGIAVHLMVIGDIPTALSRVIVHSVPAGGPKTARNFSLLLDKEISLLGSFTRHSQASALESNHPAVLDVLQTSYYHDVVMMRVEQDFALELEARYGRNYSLIFQEHPEMRGRKPAPELEPSPGRLEDDTH from the coding sequence ATGATTGAAGCATTACGCAAGCTCGGCTTATCCGATCTGGAAGCCCGCTGTTATCTGGCGCTGCACGGCCAGCTTCCCTCCTCGGGCTATGAGGTCGCCAAGCAGGTGTCCGTGTCCCGGTCCAATGTATACGCCGCGCTGCGCAGTCTCGCAGATAAAGGAGTCTGCCGGACAATCGAAGGCGAGCCGGTTACCTTCGCTGCAATTCCAGTCCGGCAGGTCGTTAAGCTGCTTCAGGCAGAATTTGAGCGCACAGTCCGCCTGCTGGAGAACGAGCTGACCCACCTGCCTGCCGCACCTCCCTTCTTCAGCAACTGGAAGGGGGACGCACAGGTCGATCTGGCGGTAAAGCGGCTTGCTGCCAATGCCTGCTCGGAGATCCTGGCAGATATCTGGGCGGAGGATCTGCACCGGATAGAAGACACGCTGCTTGCCGCCGAAGAACGGGGCATTGCCGTCCACCTGATGGTGATAGGTGACATCCCTACAGCGCTGTCGCGTGTCATTGTACATAGCGTACCCGCAGGCGGGCCGAAGACCGCCCGGAATTTCTCACTCCTGCTGGATAAGGAGATCTCGCTTCTGGGAAGCTTCACCCGCCATTCGCAGGCTTCGGCGCTGGAGAGCAACCATCCTGCTGTGCTGGATGTCCTTCAGACGTCTTATTATCACGATGTCGTGATGATGCGCGTAGAGCAGGATTTCGCCCTGGAGCTGGAGGCGCGTTATGGCAGGAATTACTCCTTAATATTCCAGGAACACCCAGAGATGCGCGGGCGGAAGCCAGCCCCCGAACTTGAACCGAGTCCCGGTCGCTTGGAGGATGACACCCATTGA
- a CDS encoding lysozyme inhibitor LprI family protein, which yields MRKAILTTMLISSLLMAGCGNNEAANGGTAATPETGQAATASPEVTSEVTPEPAAEATAEPAPESTAQAPAQTAAPETTPKASAVAGEPLRQTYFDKLDQIEAGLGDLKALSDSGVTADMKEAASKEHERWDKALNEIYQALKVQLPEADMAKLKEEQLSWIKERDKAAEEAAAKYKGGTMEGLEYAATLASVTKERCYKLVELYMK from the coding sequence ATGCGAAAAGCAATTCTTACTACCATGCTCATCTCCAGTCTGCTAATGGCTGGCTGCGGCAATAACGAGGCGGCAAATGGCGGTACGGCGGCTACTCCAGAGACCGGACAAGCAGCGACGGCAAGCCCGGAGGTTACATCGGAAGTCACGCCGGAACCGGCAGCAGAGGCTACCGCAGAGCCTGCACCGGAATCTACGGCACAGGCACCAGCGCAGACGGCCGCACCGGAAACCACGCCGAAGGCCAGTGCGGTGGCGGGGGAACCCTTGCGGCAGACCTATTTTGACAAGCTGGATCAGATTGAAGCGGGTCTTGGCGATCTGAAGGCTCTGTCGGACAGCGGTGTAACGGCAGACATGAAGGAGGCGGCCTCCAAGGAGCATGAGCGCTGGGACAAGGCGCTGAATGAAATCTACCAGGCGCTTAAAGTGCAGCTTCCCGAAGCCGATATGGCGAAACTGAAAGAGGAGCAGCTAAGCTGGATCAAGGAACGCGATAAAGCAGCAGAGGAAGCGGCTGCCAAATATAAGGGCGGAACGATGGAGGGGCTGGAGTACGCGGCGACCTTGGCCTCAGTGACGAAGGAACGTTGTTATAAGCTGGTGGAATTGTATATGAAGTAA